One segment of Schistocerca cancellata isolate TAMUIC-IGC-003103 chromosome 2, iqSchCanc2.1, whole genome shotgun sequence DNA contains the following:
- the LOC126148402 gene encoding uncharacterized protein LOC126148402: MARAKGFNRDAVDKFFDLLESVFKEHKFSPDQIYNVNETGIMTVPNKPSKVLALRGQKQVDVFSSADRGILVTTETCINAAGNFMPVMFVFPRKRENSLLMDDAPGSFAVYHESGWINKDSFLIWFKKFVEFSNPMREKPVLLIIDGHNSHVKSLEMMINLAQEKHVILLCFPPRTTHRLQPIDVTFMDPLSAFYEQEVRKWLVNHPGHVVTIYQVGKLFNAAFSRAACVETALKGFKKSQECAHLTGIFSQTIFLHHLRPQRGL, from the coding sequence ATGGCAAGAGCCAAGGGATTTAACCGAGATGCAGTTGATAAATTCTTCGATTTACTGGAGTCTGTATTTAAGGAACACAAGTTCTCTCCAGATCAGATCTATAATGTCAATGAGACAGGAATCATGACTGTGCCAAACAAGCCGTCTAAAGTACTTGCCCTTCGTGGTCAGAAGCAAGTCGATGTGTTTTCTTCAGCTGACAGAGGTATACTAGTAACTACTGAGACTTGCATAAATGCGGCAGGCAACTTCATGCCTGTCATGTTTGTTTTTCCTAGGAAGAGGGAGAACTCTTTGTTAATGGATGATGCTCCTGGTTCTTTTGCTGTATACCATGAGAGTGGGTGGATTAATAAAGATTCCTTTTTAATATGGTTCAAAAAGTTTGTCGAGTTCTCAAATCCAATGCGTGAAAAGCCTGTGCTGTTGATTATTGATGGACACAACTCGCATGTGAAGAGCCTAGAAATGATGATTAACCTAGCACAAGAGAAACACGTCATTTTACTTTGCTTTCCTCCCCGCACCACACACAGGTTGCAGCCAATCGACGTGACATTTATGGACCCTCTGAGTGCCTTCTATGAGCAAGAAGTCAGGAAGTGGCTAGTGAACCATCCTGGCCATGTTGTGACAATATATCAAGTCGGAAAACTGTTCAATGCTGCTTTCAGTAGAGCTGCTTGTGTAGAAACTGCATTGAAAGGGTTTAAAAAAAGTCAGGAATGTGCCCATTTAACAGGAATATTTTCCCAGACCATCTTTTTGCACCATCTGAGACCACAGAGAGGCCTTTAG